One stretch of Micromonospora echinospora DNA includes these proteins:
- a CDS encoding AfsR/SARP family transcriptional regulator → MLAALLVNVNHPLSKTELLRVAWGSPDVSEAQLHKSVGVLRALLDQVGRRDDLVTHARHGYELRVTRDEDLDMLLFQRLLRAADEAGVGGRMDEEVDVLRRALRLWRGAHPLSNVPTDAFRREIAGLERRRKRGAVRLFDLELVRGNHERVLDDLLQITTYAPTDRRLCEQLMLVAYRCGHSSDAVEAYERHAGALAAETGGAPDPMLRKLYYAVANGDEAVVATVESAIGQRLGVAETIGAKARSAAPSAAVPVPRQLPPDPPDFVNRSDLLAEASWLLTREPGRTVPVIVISGPGGIGKTAFARRVAHLASNRYPDGQLYVELRGTVGEPLDVSEVLAQFLRAFGVPAVPDSEAERISMYRTLLADRRVLVVLDDAATGAQISDLIPANPGCAVLVTSRRRLPEIAGAHHVPPLEPLDHGSATELFVRVAVSSGIDLSGDPGAVDRVVRLCGGLPLALCIAGALRVHDHPRPTAELAERLARQGPEAFAYGEQSVARAIGAGFDRLDEDARLLFLGLGLLQLPSFGLWTAAALLDGTGVDAAAALSRLAASNMIELVESEVRYRFHDLTREYAHRRALRAYADPRERDAMVLRTYRALLTLARSAHAALYGGDFEVVHSDEPDWAAPPMVLEEVTQAPLGWFEKERLTIRAAVDRCAELGAVGLCWDLAVSAHEFYTVRGYFGDWYATHQAALRACRDAGDTRGEGVILACLGQPALVASRRGGVSGLPELKRAVDLLVECGDRHGQAIALRTLANALRRSGHLTRPLALFREALACYEASQDAVGTWQTLRFIGQTHLDLGEHDEALEVLHQTGKVAQMLGQPRLLAQTTYWLGQTCLAKGDVARASSAFEAVREAYPEATGIGHAYAVHGLGEVACQTGAYEESGQRLAVAADLAREGADAVLEGRVHVSMATLHAALDRPGEQISTLQRAVECFAACGAVYLEVQALAALAEALAAQDDEHAARAAWGRIDERYAATGVPAEDRLARRPDPAR, encoded by the coding sequence GTGCTGGCCGCTCTCCTGGTGAACGTCAACCACCCGTTGTCGAAGACCGAACTCCTGCGGGTGGCGTGGGGCAGTCCCGACGTCAGCGAAGCCCAGTTGCACAAGTCGGTCGGCGTGCTGAGGGCACTGCTCGACCAGGTGGGACGTCGCGACGACCTCGTCACGCATGCCCGGCACGGGTACGAACTGCGGGTGACCCGCGACGAGGATCTGGACATGCTGCTCTTCCAGCGTCTGTTGCGCGCTGCCGACGAGGCGGGCGTGGGTGGGCGTATGGACGAGGAGGTCGACGTGCTCCGGCGGGCACTCCGCCTGTGGCGCGGCGCGCACCCGCTGTCCAACGTGCCGACCGATGCCTTCCGCCGTGAGATCGCCGGCCTCGAGCGGCGGCGCAAGCGTGGGGCCGTACGTCTGTTCGATCTGGAGCTGGTTCGCGGCAACCACGAACGCGTCCTGGACGACCTCCTGCAGATCACGACGTACGCTCCGACCGACCGGAGGCTGTGCGAACAACTGATGCTGGTGGCCTACCGGTGCGGGCACAGCAGCGATGCCGTCGAGGCGTACGAGCGGCACGCCGGCGCGCTCGCCGCCGAAACCGGAGGCGCGCCCGACCCCATGCTGCGCAAGCTCTACTACGCGGTCGCCAACGGTGACGAGGCGGTGGTCGCCACCGTGGAGTCAGCCATCGGCCAGCGGCTCGGGGTCGCCGAGACGATCGGCGCGAAGGCTCGTTCCGCGGCACCCTCGGCCGCGGTGCCCGTGCCGCGCCAGCTCCCACCGGACCCGCCCGACTTCGTCAACCGCAGTGACCTCCTTGCCGAGGCGTCGTGGCTGCTCACTCGCGAGCCGGGGCGCACGGTACCGGTCATCGTGATCTCCGGACCGGGTGGGATCGGCAAGACCGCGTTCGCCCGACGGGTCGCGCACCTGGCCAGCAACCGGTACCCCGACGGGCAGCTGTACGTCGAACTGCGCGGCACCGTGGGCGAGCCGCTCGACGTCAGCGAGGTGTTGGCGCAGTTCCTGCGTGCCTTCGGAGTGCCCGCCGTGCCGGACAGCGAGGCGGAGCGGATCTCGATGTACCGCACGCTGCTCGCCGACCGACGGGTGTTGGTGGTCCTCGACGACGCCGCGACGGGTGCCCAGATCAGCGACCTGATCCCCGCCAACCCCGGCTGCGCCGTACTGGTGACGTCGCGGCGGCGGCTCCCGGAGATCGCCGGCGCCCATCACGTGCCCCCGCTGGAGCCGCTGGACCACGGCTCCGCCACCGAGCTGTTCGTGCGTGTGGCCGTCAGCTCCGGCATCGACCTGAGCGGCGATCCGGGGGCGGTCGACCGGGTGGTGCGCCTGTGCGGAGGGCTGCCGCTCGCTCTGTGCATCGCCGGCGCGCTGCGGGTGCACGACCACCCCCGCCCCACTGCGGAGCTGGCCGAGCGGCTGGCGCGGCAGGGGCCGGAGGCCTTCGCGTACGGCGAGCAGAGCGTGGCCCGTGCGATCGGCGCGGGCTTCGACCGCCTGGACGAGGACGCACGCCTGCTCTTCCTTGGGCTCGGCCTGCTGCAGTTGCCCAGCTTCGGCCTGTGGACGGCGGCCGCTCTGCTTGACGGCACGGGGGTCGACGCGGCGGCGGCCCTGTCCCGGCTCGCCGCGAGCAACATGATCGAGCTGGTCGAGTCCGAGGTGCGGTACCGATTCCACGACCTGACCCGGGAGTACGCCCATCGGCGGGCGCTGAGGGCGTACGCCGACCCCCGAGAGCGGGATGCCATGGTGCTCCGGACGTACCGGGCGCTGTTGACACTTGCCAGGAGTGCGCATGCCGCGCTGTACGGCGGCGACTTCGAGGTGGTGCACAGCGACGAGCCCGACTGGGCGGCGCCTCCGATGGTGCTGGAAGAGGTCACGCAGGCGCCGCTCGGATGGTTCGAGAAGGAGCGGTTGACCATCCGCGCGGCGGTCGACCGTTGTGCCGAGCTGGGGGCCGTCGGCCTCTGCTGGGACCTCGCGGTGTCCGCGCACGAATTCTACACGGTGCGCGGGTACTTCGGCGACTGGTACGCCACGCACCAGGCCGCGTTGCGGGCGTGCCGGGACGCGGGGGACACGCGTGGTGAAGGCGTGATCCTCGCCTGCCTGGGCCAGCCGGCGCTCGTCGCGAGCCGACGCGGTGGCGTGTCCGGCCTTCCGGAGCTGAAGCGCGCGGTGGACCTGCTCGTCGAGTGCGGCGACCGGCACGGACAGGCGATCGCGTTACGCACGCTCGCCAACGCGCTGCGCCGCAGCGGTCATCTGACCCGACCCCTCGCCCTGTTCCGGGAGGCGCTGGCGTGCTACGAAGCGAGCCAGGACGCGGTGGGCACGTGGCAGACCCTCCGCTTCATCGGCCAGACGCACCTCGACCTCGGTGAACACGACGAAGCGTTGGAGGTGCTGCACCAGACCGGGAAGGTGGCCCAGATGCTCGGGCAGCCGCGCCTGCTCGCGCAGACGACGTACTGGCTGGGCCAGACCTGTCTGGCCAAAGGCGATGTGGCCAGGGCGTCATCCGCCTTCGAAGCGGTCCGCGAGGCGTACCCCGAAGCGACCGGAATCGGTCACGCGTACGCCGTGCACGGGTTGGGTGAGGTGGCATGCCAGACCGGCGCGTACGAGGAGTCCGGCCAGCGCCTCGCGGTCGCGGCCGACCTGGCTCGGGAAGGGGCCGACGCGGTGCTCGAAGGGCGGGTGCACGTCTCCATGGCCACTCTCCATGCCGCCCTGGACCGGCCCGGAGAGCAGATCTCCACACTGCAGCGTGCCGTGGAGTGTTTTGCTGCCTGCGGTGCCGTCTACCTCGAGGTGCAGGCCCTCGCTGCCCTCGCCGAGGCGCTCGCCGCCCAGGACGACGAGCACGCCGCACGCGCCGCCTGGGGCAGAATCGACGAGCGGTACGCGGCGACGGGCGTGCCAGCCGAGGACCGCCTTGCCCGACGGCCGGATCCGGCGCGGTGA
- a CDS encoding NUDIX hydrolase: MTDREHLWLRLAVDLVILTVRDGQLQVLVIERANDPYQGRMALPGGFLRAGEDLRQAAERELVEETSLDGAVLHLEQLATYGAPDRDPRGRVVSVAYLAIAPDLPIPTAGSDASRACWAPVEDVRDDLAFDHNQILRDAVERARTRLEFTTLATVFCGPTFTVGDLRHVYEVVWDVTLDPRNFSRKVVQTPGFIEPTGTRRIPPTGRPAALYRRGSAEALHPPILRASPGTDG, encoded by the coding sequence GTGACCGACCGTGAACACCTCTGGCTCCGTCTCGCCGTCGACCTCGTGATCCTGACGGTGCGGGACGGCCAGTTGCAGGTGCTGGTGATCGAACGCGCGAATGACCCCTACCAGGGGCGAATGGCCTTGCCGGGCGGCTTCCTGCGCGCCGGCGAGGACCTGCGCCAGGCAGCCGAGCGGGAGTTGGTCGAGGAGACCAGCCTCGACGGCGCGGTCCTGCACCTGGAGCAGCTCGCCACCTACGGCGCCCCGGACCGTGACCCACGGGGCCGGGTGGTGAGCGTCGCCTATCTGGCCATCGCTCCCGACCTTCCGATCCCCACCGCAGGGTCGGACGCCTCCCGAGCTTGCTGGGCACCAGTCGAGGATGTCCGGGACGATCTCGCGTTCGACCACAACCAGATCCTGCGGGACGCGGTCGAGCGGGCTCGCACCCGTCTCGAGTTCACGACGCTGGCGACGGTCTTCTGCGGGCCGACATTCACTGTCGGGGACCTGCGCCACGTGTACGAGGTGGTGTGGGACGTCACTCTCGATCCCCGCAACTTCAGCCGCAAGGTGGTGCAGACACCCGGCTTCATCGAACCGACCGGCACCAGACGGATACCACCGACGGGCCGGCCCGCCGCGCTGTACCGGCGCGGGAGCGCCGAGGCTCTCCATCCGCCGATCCTGCGGGCCTCGCCCGGTACGGACGGCTAG
- a CDS encoding OmpA family protein: MIHRSTNRVRQVAPLLAAGLVLTGFSGCGSDEPVPAPGGPTGATAVADGCELPTGPLAVAYGARANTPDPRLPEAVSDLIDRSLDGGHPVSAIRLDGTPEKAFSATFKSTAGNGDGRDVQLKRFRQSVDAEFANVRAEQQEADVLAALSLAARSVPEDGGTVVLADSGLQTTAPLDFRDGALLAAEPTEVTTFLKKHRLLPELNGRVVVLVGIGDTVAPQPTFDQRTHNNLIAIWKAVATEAGARCVAVFDGPGANRPRSGQLPAVTPVSPPPEPTPVTCGQTVLPNSGKVGFLPDRAVFVDPAAARSALAELAPTMTAGNQRIDLIGTTATDGTREGRRRLSLERAEAVKKILVELGVPAVRITTKGVGTEWDGHVPDLDRNGVLIPGPAAKNRSVVVRLYCPSGTTR, translated from the coding sequence ATGATCCACCGCTCGACGAACCGAGTGCGACAGGTCGCGCCGCTGCTCGCCGCCGGCCTGGTGCTGACCGGCTTCTCCGGATGCGGCAGCGACGAGCCCGTCCCCGCACCGGGCGGTCCGACCGGTGCCACGGCCGTGGCGGACGGTTGCGAGCTTCCCACCGGGCCCCTCGCGGTGGCCTACGGCGCCCGGGCCAACACCCCCGATCCTCGCCTGCCTGAGGCGGTGTCGGATCTCATCGACCGGAGCCTGGACGGCGGACACCCCGTCTCGGCGATTCGGCTGGACGGGACCCCGGAGAAGGCCTTCTCCGCGACCTTCAAGTCCACGGCGGGCAATGGCGATGGCCGGGACGTCCAGTTGAAGCGGTTCCGGCAGAGCGTCGACGCCGAGTTCGCCAACGTACGGGCGGAGCAGCAAGAGGCCGACGTCCTTGCCGCTCTGAGTCTGGCGGCCCGGTCCGTTCCCGAGGACGGTGGCACCGTTGTCCTGGCCGACTCCGGACTGCAGACCACTGCTCCGTTGGACTTCCGTGACGGCGCGCTGCTCGCGGCCGAACCCACCGAGGTGACGACGTTCCTCAAGAAGCATCGGCTGCTGCCCGAGCTGAATGGGCGCGTCGTGGTGTTGGTGGGAATCGGCGACACGGTCGCCCCCCAACCGACGTTCGACCAGCGGACGCACAACAATTTGATCGCCATCTGGAAGGCGGTGGCCACCGAGGCCGGAGCCCGGTGCGTTGCGGTCTTCGACGGACCCGGGGCGAACCGGCCCCGGTCGGGACAGTTGCCGGCGGTGACTCCGGTTTCGCCCCCGCCCGAGCCGACGCCGGTGACGTGCGGACAGACCGTGCTGCCAAACAGCGGAAAGGTCGGCTTCCTGCCCGACCGGGCGGTCTTCGTGGACCCGGCGGCGGCCCGTTCCGCGCTGGCCGAGTTGGCACCGACGATGACTGCTGGTAACCAACGCATCGACCTGATCGGCACCACCGCCACCGACGGCACCCGGGAGGGGCGACGCCGGCTCTCACTGGAGCGGGCGGAGGCGGTGAAGAAGATCCTCGTCGAACTCGGTGTACCCGCCGTCCGAATCACGACGAAGGGTGTCGGCACAGAGTGGGACGGCCACGTTCCCGATCTCGACCGGAATGGCGTACTGATACCCGGACCCGCGGCGAAGAACCGGTCGGTCGTCGTCCGGCTGTACTGCCCGTCCGGGACCACCCGGTGA
- a CDS encoding ATP-binding cassette domain-containing protein has translation MKPIRYGPFARAADWYQGWRDGRSGIPPRPRTRGHRVTTAHREVLIRRAQDAFDHEYLRMETLLFGAGQTMVGAEARKRGSLAMLRRAEAESAALGRELTPEELGRRRTGEKAADPRIVADRRKREQHKRRTGVLTMIRDIHREVTDAEVQLARAGREATVQREVAYARVRRIHEHTHRRLAAYRRRLVRSHPDGPWVNQVLGVLDPEIPQWALPEHDGPGHERAEVDYPPPPPRSVEVIMLVPVTVFGSKVPPSDVLVEGYDVSERHFRIERAGQGLRLRHLGHGRELYVDGRAVRSATLRPGDSFDFDRFRYRVSEDATHLLVTRLGPAGLIVHGLSDETGRLTRMSFVQRTGTVVAILGPSGAGKSSLFGALTRELSTEAGGSLYFAGLDLNRHAEQVRSMLGFVPQDDSLHTTLTVRRLLRYSDRLRSTGPRHKGDRERHIEEICSWLGLTKHLDSLVANLSGGQRKRVSIGLELLSDPTLLMLDEPTSGLDSHMDREVMKLLRRYAHAGERTVITVTHSNEHLNLADATLVVGSRGRPVYFGAPSGECEALQAASYADLMATLAKQPDEPGGEVATALAGAYQAGPEVAEAAREAGLAAREPDERANRIRRPHAAVVAARQVPVLIARQWALVLSHGQRKNRAERGFLDRLRTVMVAASPMLIAAVTAVLAALVTGPDGLGPAEPGAPRESGPMVLSLLTTLAVLSGQALTYSNVVSEFAIVRREYRTGMKPSALLLANWSVYAVLAVAQAAIVTVVFTRLKPGPVHGLSIPPTWQLFVTLALLSVTAMSLGLLISVHARKLEQAVAWTTAASIAQIAFNGVTSDMSGDRLLQVLGMLMPTRWGLGAAASATDLRAVAPTTAYHDAIWSHTTGQYAFNMSMLAVLTLLFFVLAVVRLGRRLRPRQRISRRWWTGWRRSP, from the coding sequence GTGAAACCCATCCGGTACGGGCCGTTCGCCCGGGCCGCCGACTGGTACCAGGGGTGGCGGGATGGCAGGTCCGGCATCCCGCCCAGACCCCGGACCCGAGGGCACCGGGTCACCACCGCCCACCGGGAGGTGCTGATCCGCCGGGCGCAGGACGCGTTCGACCATGAGTACCTGCGCATGGAGACGCTGCTGTTCGGCGCCGGGCAGACGATGGTGGGGGCGGAGGCGCGCAAGCGAGGCAGCCTAGCGATGCTGCGCCGGGCCGAAGCCGAGAGCGCCGCGCTCGGCCGCGAGCTCACACCCGAGGAACTCGGGCGACGGCGGACCGGTGAGAAGGCCGCCGACCCCCGGATCGTTGCAGACCGCCGAAAACGGGAGCAGCACAAGCGCCGCACGGGTGTGCTCACCATGATCCGTGACATACACCGGGAGGTGACCGACGCGGAGGTCCAGCTCGCCCGGGCCGGCCGCGAGGCGACCGTGCAGCGGGAGGTGGCCTATGCCCGGGTGCGACGCATTCACGAACACACCCACCGGCGACTGGCCGCCTACCGGCGTCGCCTGGTGCGGTCGCACCCGGACGGCCCCTGGGTGAACCAGGTGCTGGGCGTGCTCGACCCGGAGATCCCCCAGTGGGCGTTGCCGGAGCACGACGGGCCCGGGCACGAGCGGGCTGAGGTCGACTACCCGCCGCCGCCTCCTCGGTCCGTTGAGGTGATCATGCTGGTCCCGGTCACCGTGTTCGGATCGAAGGTGCCGCCGTCGGATGTGCTCGTGGAGGGCTACGACGTGAGCGAACGGCACTTCCGGATCGAGCGTGCCGGACAGGGGCTGCGCCTGCGGCACCTCGGGCACGGTCGTGAGCTCTACGTCGACGGCCGCGCTGTGCGGTCGGCGACGCTCCGACCCGGAGACTCGTTCGACTTCGACCGGTTTCGGTACCGGGTCAGCGAGGACGCCACGCACCTGCTGGTGACCCGCCTCGGCCCCGCGGGTCTGATCGTCCACGGGCTCAGCGACGAGACCGGTCGGTTGACCCGGATGTCCTTCGTGCAGCGCACGGGGACGGTCGTGGCCATCCTGGGACCCTCCGGGGCGGGGAAGTCCTCGCTGTTCGGAGCGCTGACCCGGGAACTGTCGACGGAGGCCGGGGGGTCGCTGTACTTCGCCGGCCTTGACCTGAACCGGCACGCCGAGCAGGTGCGGTCCATGCTGGGGTTCGTTCCGCAGGACGACAGCCTGCACACCACCCTGACCGTGCGTCGACTGCTGCGGTACTCCGATCGGCTGCGCTCGACCGGCCCCCGGCACAAGGGGGACCGTGAACGCCACATCGAGGAGATCTGTTCCTGGCTCGGCCTCACCAAGCATCTGGACAGCCTCGTGGCCAACCTGTCCGGCGGCCAGCGGAAGCGCGTGTCGATCGGCTTGGAACTGCTCTCCGACCCGACCCTGCTCATGCTCGATGAACCGACCTCGGGCCTGGACTCCCACATGGACCGCGAGGTGATGAAGCTGTTGCGCCGGTACGCCCATGCCGGCGAACGAACGGTCATCACCGTCACCCACTCGAACGAGCACCTGAATCTGGCCGACGCCACGCTCGTCGTCGGCAGCAGGGGCCGTCCCGTCTACTTCGGTGCGCCGAGCGGGGAGTGCGAAGCGCTGCAGGCGGCCAGCTACGCGGACCTGATGGCGACCCTCGCGAAACAGCCCGACGAGCCGGGTGGGGAGGTGGCCACCGCGCTCGCCGGCGCCTACCAGGCCGGACCGGAGGTCGCGGAGGCCGCGCGGGAGGCCGGCCTCGCCGCGCGGGAACCGGATGAGCGCGCCAACCGTATTCGTCGTCCGCACGCCGCCGTCGTGGCCGCCCGCCAGGTTCCGGTGTTGATCGCCCGGCAGTGGGCCCTGGTCCTGTCGCACGGTCAGCGCAAGAACCGCGCGGAGCGGGGCTTCCTCGACCGGCTGCGTACCGTGATGGTCGCGGCGAGCCCGATGCTCATCGCGGCGGTCACCGCGGTTCTGGCCGCCCTCGTGACCGGTCCCGACGGGCTCGGCCCGGCCGAACCCGGCGCACCGCGAGAGTCCGGCCCGATGGTGTTGAGCTTGCTGACCACTCTGGCCGTGCTGAGCGGTCAGGCTCTCACGTACAGCAACGTCGTCTCCGAGTTCGCGATCGTCCGGCGAGAGTACCGGACGGGGATGAAGCCATCCGCTTTGTTGCTCGCCAATTGGTCGGTGTACGCGGTCCTCGCGGTCGCGCAGGCCGCCATCGTGACCGTGGTCTTCACCCGGCTCAAGCCGGGACCCGTCCACGGGTTGTCCATTCCGCCGACCTGGCAGCTGTTCGTCACGCTCGCGCTGCTGAGCGTCACGGCGATGTCCCTCGGCCTGCTGATCTCGGTACACGCCAGGAAGCTGGAGCAGGCGGTGGCCTGGACAACGGCGGCATCCATCGCCCAGATCGCCTTCAACGGCGTGACCAGCGACATGTCGGGGGACCGGTTGTTGCAGGTCCTGGGGATGCTGATGCCGACCCGGTGGGGTCTCGGGGCGGCCGCCTCCGCCACCGACCTTCGCGCCGTTGCCCCGACGACGGCCTACCACGACGCGATCTGGTCGCACACGACCGGGCAGTACGCGTTCAACATGTCGATGCTCGCCGTACTCACCTTGCTCTTCTTCGTGCTGGCGGTTGTCCGCCTCGGGCGGCGCCTGCGCCCCCGACAGCGGATCAGTCGTCGTTGGTGGACCGGATGGAGGAGGTCTCCGTGA
- a CDS encoding PASTA domain-containing protein — MEEVSVKGHASPLALVASCALLVLVACGSEPTNETTDPAPTQAAPTSPAPSPTDAGPSTPTPSPSATDDSTATIPEITGLRLSEGEERLRSRGILSINVVDASGEGRMILEKDNWVIVSQRPEAGTSADTATSVTLNVSKPTDPQPTINAVEGKVPDVVCRDLQAAQDALRAAGFYLLLPKDGLGQGRFPLVDRNWIVVGQSAPAGSSPATSTRIELMVVKYGEPTGNSGCPS, encoded by the coding sequence ATGGAGGAGGTCTCCGTGAAAGGCCATGCCTCACCACTCGCTCTCGTCGCCTCCTGCGCGCTGCTCGTACTCGTCGCATGCGGCAGCGAGCCGACGAACGAGACGACGGACCCGGCCCCGACCCAGGCGGCGCCGACCTCGCCCGCACCGTCCCCGACCGACGCCGGGCCGTCGACCCCCACTCCGTCACCATCCGCTACCGACGACAGCACCGCGACGATCCCGGAGATCACCGGTCTGCGGTTGTCGGAGGGGGAGGAACGGCTTCGATCGCGGGGAATCCTGTCGATCAACGTCGTCGATGCGAGCGGCGAGGGGCGCATGATCCTCGAGAAGGACAACTGGGTCATCGTGTCGCAACGCCCCGAAGCCGGGACGTCCGCCGACACCGCCACCTCCGTGACGCTGAACGTCAGCAAGCCGACCGACCCGCAACCCACGATCAACGCCGTCGAAGGCAAGGTGCCCGACGTGGTGTGCCGCGACTTGCAGGCTGCACAGGACGCACTGCGAGCCGCCGGCTTCTATCTGCTCCTGCCGAAGGACGGACTGGGGCAGGGCCGGTTCCCGTTGGTGGACCGCAACTGGATCGTCGTGGGACAGTCCGCTCCGGCCGGCAGCAGCCCTGCGACGAGCACAAGGATCGAGCTGATGGTGGTCAAGTACGGCGAACCCACCGGGAACTCGGGGTGCCCGAGTTGA
- a CDS encoding 5'-methylthioadenosine/S-adenosylhomocysteine nucleosidase codes for MITTQPVAEWRSSPPSYRDCRAAARSIRGAEFGRDAMDLVRPRSVLGVFRGKAPLPMVLYVAGHEGRLVWRNPDSLAMLQPPADHAVAPLAGRLRVARGLVRHWDAVLLTAPPVVCLLGALVVALTGALLGPAFVLVASLALALVAVGYIALLMTALVLYAARSVLGAVRNPRPAPGAVAARTLPGTRWSMVLCHHVDPATGGELLSHVTARLSHLITGQAKRCLQELGAQAPIINVTETLVCLTQGITSSPMRRRAAAWSTGSVAAGSDPEAMVKRPLRQPDRPPLRLFDTGTVALLYLVAVAVVVLGEAVLIAGWEREECAQADCAGRPANYGSAVRWLAQRLLFNDPPSITPATAQSVIVGWLTSVMSAVGVVVLAVALYRYARHRSSNARELRAMINERRSVVLILVATRTERDAFFAALKAANGREPEPQPLNTHVVFDLGVVSRAQVVLAQSGPGAVDPGGAAITAAALIQRLAPDFLILAGICFGLREDEQSLGDIVVSRKLRAIDHRKVMEPEPGQPPIIRIRGDFVSSSEALYQRFGASEYTWTRCPVHFGTILSSSTLVNSRQLHRELQEIDPEAIAGEMEGAGVYAAAAPEKVDWIVVKAIADRGYDKSDDMQPLAARNAADFVVHTLRSGAMDERIVTATAS; via the coding sequence TTGATCACCACGCAGCCAGTGGCGGAGTGGCGCAGCAGCCCACCGTCGTACCGGGACTGCCGCGCGGCCGCGCGGTCGATCCGCGGTGCCGAGTTCGGCCGCGATGCGATGGACCTGGTCCGCCCGCGCAGTGTTCTCGGTGTGTTCCGAGGCAAGGCGCCACTGCCGATGGTGCTCTACGTCGCCGGCCACGAGGGGCGGCTGGTCTGGCGGAATCCGGATTCGCTCGCGATGCTGCAGCCGCCGGCGGACCACGCGGTCGCGCCGCTCGCCGGCCGGTTACGGGTGGCCCGAGGCTTGGTCCGGCACTGGGACGCCGTGCTGCTCACGGCGCCGCCGGTGGTGTGCCTGCTCGGTGCGCTGGTCGTCGCGCTCACCGGTGCCCTGCTCGGCCCCGCCTTCGTCCTTGTGGCGAGCCTCGCTCTGGCGCTGGTGGCGGTGGGTTACATCGCCCTGTTGATGACCGCACTGGTCCTGTACGCCGCGCGGTCGGTGCTCGGTGCCGTCCGCAATCCCCGTCCCGCGCCCGGCGCGGTGGCCGCGCGGACCCTGCCCGGCACCCGGTGGTCGATGGTCCTGTGTCACCACGTCGATCCGGCCACCGGCGGCGAGTTGCTGAGTCACGTCACCGCACGGCTGAGCCACCTGATCACCGGACAGGCAAAGCGGTGTCTGCAGGAGTTGGGTGCTCAGGCGCCGATCATCAACGTCACGGAGACACTCGTGTGCCTGACGCAGGGAATCACCAGCAGCCCGATGCGCCGCAGAGCCGCCGCCTGGTCCACCGGGAGCGTGGCCGCCGGCTCGGATCCCGAGGCCATGGTCAAGCGGCCGCTGCGCCAGCCCGATCGTCCGCCGCTACGTCTCTTCGACACGGGCACCGTCGCGCTTCTGTACCTGGTTGCCGTCGCCGTCGTGGTCCTCGGCGAGGCGGTGCTGATCGCCGGGTGGGAACGAGAGGAGTGCGCCCAGGCGGACTGTGCCGGAAGACCGGCGAACTACGGCAGCGCGGTGCGCTGGTTGGCGCAGCGGCTGCTGTTCAACGACCCACCCTCGATCACGCCGGCGACCGCCCAGTCGGTGATCGTTGGGTGGCTGACCAGCGTCATGTCGGCTGTCGGAGTCGTCGTGCTCGCCGTCGCCTTGTACCGCTACGCCCGACATCGGTCCTCGAACGCAAGGGAGTTGAGAGCAATGATCAACGAACGTAGATCGGTTGTCCTGATCCTCGTGGCCACGAGAACCGAACGCGATGCGTTCTTCGCGGCCCTGAAGGCGGCCAACGGCCGTGAGCCTGAGCCGCAGCCCCTCAACACCCATGTGGTGTTCGATCTCGGCGTGGTGTCCCGGGCGCAGGTCGTCCTCGCGCAGAGCGGACCAGGTGCGGTCGACCCCGGAGGCGCTGCGATCACCGCCGCCGCACTGATCCAGCGGTTGGCGCCGGACTTTCTGATCCTCGCCGGCATCTGCTTCGGTCTGCGCGAGGACGAGCAGAGCCTCGGCGACATCGTGGTGTCCCGGAAGCTGCGGGCGATCGACCACCGCAAGGTGATGGAGCCGGAACCGGGCCAGCCCCCGATCATCCGGATACGGGGCGACTTCGTCTCCTCCTCGGAGGCCCTGTACCAGCGTTTTGGCGCCAGCGAGTACACCTGGACCAGGTGCCCGGTGCACTTCGGCACCATCCTGTCGTCGAGCACGCTGGTCAACTCCCGCCAACTGCACCGGGAACTGCAGGAGATCGACCCCGAGGCCATCGCGGGCGAGATGGAGGGGGCCGGCGTCTACGCAGCCGCTGCTCCCGAGAAGGTCGACTGGATCGTGGTCAAGGCGATCGCCGACCGCGGCTACGACAAGTCGGACGACATGCAGCCGTTGGCGGCCCGGAACGCGGCCGACTTCGTCGTCCACACGCTGCGCAGCGGTGCCATGGACGAGCGGATCGTGACGGCGACGGCGTCCTGA